The Triticum dicoccoides isolate Atlit2015 ecotype Zavitan unplaced genomic scaffold, WEW_v2.0 scaffold60953, whole genome shotgun sequence genome has a window encoding:
- the LOC119347231 gene encoding putative receptor protein kinase ZmPK1, whose product MGAFLPCFRSCFASLLLLLIFAAHPSSQASNATAELSTVWSTDGSYMLFRSGQEYFFSATFYSYFQEYFFAICVNDVVVWSANRDRPLQCGSTLNFTADGDLVLRDSDGSLVWSSNTSGQSVIEMNITESGNLVLFNQKNLPVWQSFDHPTDAMLPRQPLMEGMKLTPSIDNASFAASNQFYLAAHHASLQASEGSTHQIYYQSSVYYAGNAYDEPTYIVLVNGSLSIFAASSPPSDSITNVRIDLPHARSFQYMRFESDGYLRLYEWDQNNTRWLFVYDIFQLDCCNYPTVWGKYGICRNGQCFCPISANDTSYFRQADTWNHNLGCIAVDPISSCQSVAAAKDNQLVALPNVSYFNYNDPDAAIPNDEENCKQACLSNCSCKAAFHTFQNGSGGSC is encoded by the coding sequence ATGGGCGCCTTCCTTCCATGCTTCAGGAGCTGTTTTGCATCGCTGCTCTTGCTCCTAATCTTCGCCGCACATCCATCTTCTCAAGCCTCCAACGCGACCGCGGAATTGTCCACTGTTTGGAGCACCGACGGTTCGTATATGCTCTTCCGTTCCGGCCAGGAGTACTTCTTTTCTGCAACATTCTACTCCTACTTCCAGGAGTACTTCTTTGCAATATGTGTCAATGATGTGGTCGTTTGGTCGGCCAACCGTGACCGCCCACTCCAGTGTGGTTCCACCCTCAACTTCACCGCCGAcggggacttggttcttcgggattCTGATGGCAGCCTTGTCTGGTCCAGCAACACCTCCGGCCAATCTGTCATCGAAATGAACATCACCGAATCCGGCAATCTGGTTCTCTTCAACCAAAAGAACTTGCCAGTCTGGCAGTCGTTCGATCACCCAACTGACGCTATGCTTCCCCGGCAGCCATTAATGGAAGGGATGAAGCTGACGCCCAGCATCGACAATGCCAGCTTCGCTGCCAGCAATCAGTTCTATCTAGCAGCTCATCATGCTAGCCTGCAAGCATCTGAAGGGTCAACACACCAGATCTACTACCAAAGCTCGGTATACTATGCAGGCAACGCGTATGATGAACCCACATACATCGTGCTCGTCAATGGGAGCCTGTCCATCTTCGCTGCCTCCTCTCCACCTTCAGACTCGATCACAAATGTTAGGATCGACCTGCCTCATGCGCGCTCGTTCCAGTACATGAGGTTCGAGTCTGACGGATATCTCAGGCTGTATGAGTGGGATCAAAATAACACCCGGTGGTTATTCGTGTATGACATCTTCCAGCTAGATTGCTGCAACTACCCAACTGTCTGGGGAAAGTACGGGATCTGCAGGAATGGGCAGTGCTTCTGCCCAATTTCTGCAAATGATACCTCGTACTTCAGGCAGGCTGATACCTGGAATCATAACCTTGGCTGCATTGCAGTAGATCCAATTTCTTCTTGCCAGTCTGTTGCAGCTGCGAAAGATAACCAGCTAGTAGCTCTCCCCAATGTTTCCTACTTCAATTACAATGATCCCGATGCTGCAATACCAAATGACGAAGAGAACTGCAAGCAAGCCTGCTTGAGCAATTGCTCTTGCAAGGCCGCATTTCATACTTTCCAGAATGGTTCCGGTGGatcttgttag